In the genome of Hyphomonas sp. Mor2, one region contains:
- a CDS encoding TIR domain-containing protein, which translates to MGDRESKTEQLKVFISYSRAQVAFADELELALTDKGHEVLIDRHSIAKGEAFRERLAEMILACDSVVFILSDESAASEVCQWEVTEASRLLKRVLVVSIAELSKSISAPEDLASIDWIHCWNNPKVPGSNQTKGIIELDRALRTDLSWLRQRTRLHEQAVFWSSRSKKDNHSSSLLRGELLQEAMDWASKKPAAESLPDVLLDFLAASADAEENRRAEEAANLAEREAIIEKSNDAILQREAALKRLSRRTFVGVGVAAALTTASAGLAYWGVNAERRFDREKRQRLQAEMRSVDRLIENEAAREDIMGQLVGYAASPGSQAWDRVEGIEGSPYSSLLVESFNEPRLSLNDALARVHREIRALTQGSQRPFLSSDLNGEVFLHKRPESRSVRALVLSADQWGEMLIPGTKTDATLWSELFSGAGVAMDHYHNVSSVDEFNAKIEESLSAFGDPPEGNTSVPNSLFFFVYAGAGISVREENRIPVWPVGVDYREELGPIQGPDYYYRYYSNVEQRSVAVSKVLSRIRAVAATSVAILDTGFGPIDQHLLKNEVPDTNP; encoded by the coding sequence TTGGGCGACCGAGAAAGCAAAACTGAGCAACTAAAGGTCTTTATCTCCTATTCGCGCGCGCAAGTGGCGTTCGCGGATGAACTTGAGCTTGCCCTGACTGACAAGGGCCACGAGGTGCTTATTGACCGACACTCGATAGCTAAGGGTGAAGCCTTTCGAGAGAGGCTCGCCGAGATGATACTCGCTTGTGATTCAGTAGTTTTTATTCTCTCCGACGAGTCTGCGGCCTCAGAGGTTTGCCAGTGGGAAGTGACCGAGGCATCTCGCCTATTAAAGCGGGTTCTCGTAGTGTCCATTGCGGAACTCTCAAAATCAATATCTGCACCCGAAGATCTGGCCAGCATAGATTGGATACACTGTTGGAACAATCCAAAAGTACCGGGTTCAAATCAAACAAAGGGAATCATCGAACTTGATCGTGCATTGCGCACCGATCTGAGTTGGCTAAGACAGCGAACCCGCTTGCATGAACAGGCGGTTTTTTGGTCCAGCCGGTCCAAAAAAGATAACCATTCGTCTTCATTGTTACGAGGAGAACTCCTTCAAGAGGCAATGGATTGGGCGTCCAAAAAACCTGCAGCTGAATCGCTTCCAGACGTGCTTTTGGATTTTTTAGCGGCGAGCGCGGATGCGGAAGAGAATAGACGGGCGGAAGAGGCTGCAAACCTCGCAGAGCGCGAAGCTATAATAGAGAAATCGAATGACGCTATTCTGCAGCGAGAAGCGGCACTAAAGCGATTGTCTAGGCGAACCTTTGTGGGTGTTGGCGTAGCCGCGGCGTTAACTACCGCTTCTGCAGGACTTGCTTATTGGGGCGTCAACGCTGAACGGCGGTTTGACCGAGAAAAGCGACAACGCTTACAGGCCGAAATGCGTTCGGTTGATCGATTAATTGAGAATGAAGCGGCGCGAGAAGACATTATGGGGCAGCTGGTTGGTTATGCAGCTTCACCTGGTTCACAGGCGTGGGACCGTGTTGAAGGTATTGAAGGATCTCCCTATTCATCTCTGTTAGTCGAGAGCTTCAATGAGCCACGTCTTTCGTTGAACGATGCCCTTGCGCGGGTTCATCGTGAGATTAGAGCGCTAACCCAAGGGTCGCAGAGGCCATTTCTTTCAAGCGACCTCAACGGTGAGGTATTTCTGCATAAGCGCCCCGAATCCAGGTCGGTAAGAGCGCTGGTGCTCTCAGCGGATCAGTGGGGCGAAATGCTGATTCCGGGGACGAAGACCGACGCGACTCTGTGGTCGGAGTTGTTCTCGGGAGCAGGCGTAGCAATGGACCATTACCACAACGTTTCGTCCGTTGATGAGTTTAACGCCAAGATAGAAGAATCCTTATCGGCGTTTGGCGATCCACCCGAAGGGAACACCAGTGTTCCAAATAGCTTGTTCTTCTTTGTGTACGCGGGCGCGGGTATAAGTGTCCGGGAAGAAAATCGCATTCCGGTTTGGCCGGTAGGAGTGGATTACCGAGAGGAGTTAGGTCCAATTCAGGGACCAGATTACTATTATCGGTATTACTCGAACGTCGAGCAACGCTCTGTAGCGGTCTCGAAAGTGCTATCGAGGATTAGAGCTGTAGCCGCCACGTCCGTAGCAATCCTCGACACGGGATTCGGTCCGATCGACCAGCACTTGCTGAAAAATGAGGTGCCGGACACAAACCCGTAG
- a CDS encoding low molecular weight protein-tyrosine-phosphatase: protein MTRLLFVCLGNICRSPAADGIARALVAKQGLDWRIDSAGTGAWHIGHSPDNRMVTAAAARGIDLSPLRARQAEPDDFLRFDHIFAMDETNLADLEQIRPAEATAQLSLFLESGEVPDPYYGGTDGFEHVLDLINDRMEILFERLQQS, encoded by the coding sequence GTGACCCGCCTGCTCTTCGTTTGCCTCGGCAACATTTGCCGATCGCCAGCTGCCGATGGGATCGCCCGCGCCTTGGTCGCAAAACAGGGCCTGGACTGGCGCATAGACAGCGCCGGTACCGGCGCCTGGCATATCGGTCATTCGCCAGACAACCGAATGGTGACCGCCGCGGCGGCCCGCGGGATAGACCTCTCGCCGCTGCGGGCCAGGCAGGCTGAACCGGACGATTTTCTACGCTTCGATCACATCTTTGCCATGGATGAGACCAATCTCGCTGATCTGGAGCAAATCCGCCCAGCCGAAGCGACGGCGCAGCTCAGCCTGTTCCTTGAATCAGGCGAAGTTCCGGACCCCTATTATGGCGGGACAGACGGGTTCGAGCACGTCCTGGACCTGATCAACGATCGGATGGAAATCCTCTTCGAGCGTCTACAGCAAAGCTGA
- a CDS encoding aspartate-semialdehyde dehydrogenase, with translation MALRVAIVGATGNVGRELFNIMDERNFPADKVHAVASRRSIGRKCSYGDKTVICEDLEQFDFSQVDLVLMSAGGSISKEWAPKIAEAGAIVIDNSSAWRMDPDVPLVVPEVNGEAVLGYGKKNIIANPNCSTAQLVVALKPLHQAAGIKRVVVSTYQSASGAGKAGMDELWTQTKGMFVNDAPTPDVFSKQIAFNVIPQIDVPMEDGSFKEEWKMRVETKKIVDESIELVATCVRVPVFVGHSESVNVELEDPLSVEDARELFRNADGVQLVDNIEDDQFITPVDCVGEWASYVSRVRKDPTVENGIIFWNVSDNLRKGAALNAVQIGEELVKRGVLQPEAVPA, from the coding sequence ATGGCTTTGCGCGTGGCGATTGTAGGAGCAACCGGTAATGTTGGACGGGAATTGTTCAATATTATGGATGAACGCAATTTCCCGGCGGACAAGGTGCACGCCGTTGCCTCTCGTCGCTCGATCGGTCGCAAATGCTCTTATGGCGACAAGACGGTCATCTGCGAGGATCTGGAACAGTTTGATTTCAGCCAGGTTGATCTGGTTTTGATGTCAGCGGGTGGCTCGATCTCGAAGGAATGGGCGCCGAAGATTGCCGAAGCGGGAGCCATCGTGATCGATAATTCGAGCGCCTGGCGCATGGATCCGGACGTGCCGCTTGTTGTCCCTGAAGTGAACGGCGAAGCCGTGCTGGGCTATGGCAAGAAGAACATCATCGCCAACCCGAACTGCTCCACCGCCCAGCTGGTCGTGGCCCTGAAGCCTCTGCATCAAGCGGCTGGCATCAAGCGCGTGGTCGTTTCGACCTATCAGTCGGCGTCCGGCGCCGGCAAAGCCGGCATGGATGAACTGTGGACGCAAACGAAAGGCATGTTCGTCAATGATGCGCCGACCCCGGATGTGTTCTCCAAGCAGATCGCCTTCAACGTGATTCCGCAAATCGATGTGCCGATGGAAGACGGGTCGTTCAAGGAAGAGTGGAAAATGCGGGTGGAGACCAAGAAGATTGTCGATGAGTCGATCGAACTCGTCGCCACCTGCGTCCGCGTGCCGGTCTTTGTCGGCCACTCTGAATCTGTCAATGTCGAACTGGAAGATCCGCTCAGCGTCGAAGACGCGCGCGAGCTGTTCCGCAATGCGGACGGCGTCCAGCTGGTCGACAATATCGAGGATGACCAGTTCATCACCCCGGTCGACTGTGTCGGCGAATGGGCGAGCTATGTCAGCCGCGTCCGCAAGGACCCAACGGTTGAGAACGGGATCATCTTCTGGAACGTCTCTGACAATCTGCGTAAGGGCGCGGCTCTGAATGCCGTGCAGATCGGCGAAGAACTGGTCAAACGCGGCGTCCTGCAACCGGAAGCGGTTCCGGCCTGA
- a CDS encoding nuclear transport factor 2 family protein: MHEDIINRYIQSYNDRDIEGMLDCVTEDVIFENISNASQSMRLEGRDQMGEVARLSGNAFSYRRQRLINLIIGEGKASAEIEFEGKAAVDLPNGVRAGETVKIRGASFFEFRGRLLSRIADYS; the protein is encoded by the coding sequence ATGCACGAAGATATCATCAATCGTTACATCCAAAGTTATAATGATCGCGACATTGAGGGCATGCTCGATTGCGTGACAGAGGATGTGATTTTCGAGAATATCTCCAATGCCAGCCAATCCATGCGCCTGGAAGGTCGCGATCAGATGGGGGAGGTGGCGAGACTATCGGGCAACGCCTTTTCCTATCGCCGCCAGCGTCTGATCAACCTGATCATCGGAGAAGGCAAAGCTTCAGCCGAAATCGAGTTTGAAGGCAAGGCGGCCGTTGATCTGCCGAACGGGGTGCGCGCTGGAGAAACCGTGAAAATTCGTGGCGCCAGCTTCTTCGAATTTCGCGGACGCCTGCTCAGCCGGATCGCGGATTACTCCTAG
- a CDS encoding YadA C-terminal domain-containing protein, with amino-acid sequence MTSTEAQTETNRAAISANTETVSAHATQIANVSAVASANQTRIANSEAAISDNAAAIDQMQTQFEQLDLNVNALSSHLVHAQKKIEGNAAGIAIANAMAGSSWLQSNERVAFTANWGHFDGHSAVAFSGSARLGQNLSANAALGAIPNRGEVGARAGVRFGW; translated from the coding sequence TTGACGAGTACCGAGGCGCAAACGGAAACAAACAGAGCTGCCATATCCGCGAACACCGAGACCGTGTCGGCGCATGCGACCCAGATCGCGAACGTCAGCGCCGTGGCCAGCGCGAACCAGACCCGGATTGCCAATAGCGAGGCCGCGATCTCCGATAATGCCGCGGCGATCGATCAAATGCAGACGCAATTCGAGCAGCTCGATCTGAATGTGAACGCGTTGTCTTCGCACCTGGTCCATGCGCAAAAAAAAATTGAGGGGAATGCCGCTGGGATCGCGATCGCGAACGCGATGGCCGGGAGCAGTTGGCTGCAATCAAATGAACGCGTCGCCTTCACCGCCAATTGGGGGCACTTTGACGGGCACAGCGCGGTCGCATTCTCCGGATCCGCTCGTCTCGGTCAGAACCTGTCAGCCAACGCCGCTCTGGGCGCTATCCCAAATCGCGGTGAAGTCGGCGCGCGGGCCGGCGTACGCTTCGGTTGGTGA
- a CDS encoding division plane positioning ATPase MipZ, whose product MPDGHGHLGDSADTLTLSIPAQKQCRVVVVGNEKGGAGKSTVSVHLAIALMRMGMKVGVIDLDVRQRTLTRYLENRLRWMQSTGAQLPMPEIIRVDASSERDLDIAEKEETERFHTSLDRLKEVCEIVIVDAPGGDTYLSRIAHMAADTLITPLNDSFVDFDLLGDVNPQTLEVLRPSFYSEMVWQCRKAKARTSRQPIDWIVMRNRVSPLEARNKQKVGEALANLSKRIGFRLAPGLSERVIYRELFPAGLTLLDLTESGSNVSFTMSHVAARQELRDLVIILQIPELAGTEISF is encoded by the coding sequence ATGCCCGACGGACATGGACATTTAGGCGATTCCGCCGACACCCTTACGCTTTCAATCCCGGCACAGAAACAGTGCCGGGTTGTTGTTGTAGGGAATGAAAAAGGCGGCGCCGGCAAATCGACGGTTTCAGTGCATCTTGCCATCGCGCTTATGCGCATGGGCATGAAGGTAGGCGTCATCGATCTCGACGTCCGGCAGCGCACTCTGACCCGTTATCTCGAAAACAGATTGCGGTGGATGCAATCGACAGGCGCGCAGCTTCCCATGCCCGAGATTATTCGCGTCGATGCCAGCTCAGAACGGGACCTGGATATTGCGGAGAAGGAAGAGACAGAGCGTTTCCACACCTCGCTCGACCGCCTGAAAGAGGTTTGCGAGATTGTCATTGTCGATGCGCCCGGCGGCGACACCTACCTGTCGCGCATTGCCCACATGGCGGCGGACACGCTAATTACGCCGCTCAATGATTCCTTTGTCGACTTTGATCTGCTCGGCGACGTGAACCCGCAGACCCTCGAAGTCCTTCGCCCGAGTTTCTATTCCGAAATGGTCTGGCAATGCCGCAAGGCGAAAGCCCGCACATCACGCCAGCCGATCGACTGGATCGTTATGCGCAACCGTGTTTCGCCACTGGAGGCGCGCAACAAGCAGAAGGTCGGCGAAGCGCTGGCAAACCTGTCCAAGAGGATCGGCTTCCGCCTGGCACCGGGTTTGTCTGAGCGCGTCATCTATCGCGAGTTATTCCCGGCCGGATTGACCCTGCTGGACCTCACCGAGAGCGGCTCGAATGTGTCCTTCACGATGAGCCATGTTGCCGCTCGTCAGGAACTGCGTGATCTGGTGATCATATTGCAGATTCCCGAACTGGCCGGGACAGAGATCTCGTTCTGA
- the panC gene encoding pantoate--beta-alanine ligase, with product MTHSPLRIRTLSELRQILGDHRRAGRRIGFVPTMGALHDGHISLVEQAREAADITVVSIFVNPTQFAPGEDLETYPRTEEADIARLSTVGTDIVYLPTGEEMYPTGSVTNVRVEEMSDLLDGLHRPHFFYGVATVVARLFIHVQPDVSVFGEKDYQQLQIIRRMVRDLGFPIEVIGGETVRDADGLAQSSRNTYLQPDERAKANTMSSVLHRAAMRLSLGVPVSVALGEARARIAAAGFDTLDYVSAVDPATLKDLAEGAVAPGFEGRVLAAAWMGKTRLIDNMGFARA from the coding sequence ATGACTCATTCTCCCCTACGAATCCGAACCCTTTCAGAGCTGCGTCAGATATTGGGTGACCACCGTCGCGCCGGGCGGCGCATCGGCTTTGTTCCGACCATGGGCGCCTTGCATGATGGTCACATCTCGCTCGTTGAACAGGCGCGGGAGGCGGCTGACATTACCGTGGTCAGCATTTTCGTGAACCCGACTCAGTTCGCGCCCGGCGAAGATCTAGAGACATATCCGCGGACCGAGGAAGCCGACATTGCTCGGCTGAGCACGGTTGGAACCGACATCGTATATTTGCCGACAGGCGAGGAAATGTATCCCACTGGATCGGTCACCAATGTCCGCGTCGAGGAGATGTCCGACCTGCTCGACGGTCTCCATCGACCACACTTCTTCTACGGGGTCGCGACTGTGGTTGCGCGCCTGTTCATACACGTTCAGCCAGATGTCTCGGTTTTTGGCGAGAAAGACTATCAGCAATTGCAGATCATTCGCCGCATGGTGAGAGATCTCGGCTTTCCAATTGAAGTGATTGGCGGCGAGACGGTCCGCGATGCGGATGGGCTGGCCCAATCCTCTCGCAATACATACCTTCAGCCGGATGAGCGGGCAAAGGCGAACACGATGAGCAGTGTCCTGCACCGCGCGGCGATGCGACTGTCACTCGGTGTTCCCGTGTCCGTCGCTTTGGGCGAAGCCCGTGCCAGGATCGCGGCTGCGGGGTTCGACACGCTCGACTATGTGAGCGCCGTTGATCCAGCGACTTTGAAAGATCTCGCAGAGGGCGCGGTAGCACCCGGATTTGAAGGCCGCGTGCTCGCGGCGGCATGGATGGGCAAGACGCGGCTGATCGACAATATGGGCTTCGCGCGCGCCTGA
- a CDS encoding serine hydrolase domain-containing protein has protein sequence MIKTPVRSFLLASLAFGALSACATSDIVTEPVIVDTPPVTDAAPESVLPEAPAEQGFSVERIEALETAMGDFVRDGRVYGIHSRLAQKGEIVSDYYAGVRGLESGAPIEQDTIYRIYSMTKPITGVAMMMLWEEGKFELSDPVTKYVPEFENLKVLAGVNEDGSPILADMARPPTMSELMSHSSGFAYGLGGDDPVNTAFRDLEVLASPDLQTFIDRTASIPLLFQPGEAWFYSVGMDIQGHIIEKLSGQTFGEFLQTRLFGPLGMVDTGFYVPDADYDRFSEVYGFDPETGALVPVPFPWVQFRQETIGFESGGGGLVSTMDDYSRFAQMLVNRGELDGARILKPETIDVITTNVMPEGASMYFGTDPVPGIGMGLTFGTVEDSEIASTDTPSGSYFWGGAAGTWFWIDPENELYFIGMVQIFDNNSPSGPLQLREASTAAIYGDLAAE, from the coding sequence ATGATCAAGACCCCTGTTCGATCGTTTCTTCTCGCCAGCCTGGCATTCGGAGCCCTGAGCGCTTGCGCCACCTCGGACATTGTGACCGAGCCGGTCATTGTCGATACGCCGCCTGTCACCGACGCAGCGCCGGAATCCGTCCTGCCCGAGGCGCCGGCGGAGCAAGGCTTCAGCGTCGAGCGAATTGAGGCGCTCGAAACGGCGATGGGCGACTTTGTCCGCGACGGTCGGGTGTATGGCATTCACTCGAGGCTCGCCCAGAAAGGTGAGATTGTCAGCGATTATTACGCCGGTGTGCGCGGTCTGGAGAGCGGTGCCCCGATTGAGCAGGACACGATTTATCGCATCTATTCGATGACCAAACCGATCACCGGTGTCGCCATGATGATGCTGTGGGAAGAGGGCAAGTTCGAACTCAGCGATCCGGTCACCAAATATGTTCCCGAATTTGAGAATCTGAAAGTCCTGGCCGGGGTCAATGAGGATGGATCTCCAATTCTAGCGGATATGGCGCGTCCGCCGACCATGAGTGAGTTGATGAGTCACTCATCGGGATTTGCATATGGTCTCGGCGGCGACGATCCGGTGAACACAGCCTTTCGGGATCTCGAAGTTCTGGCGTCGCCGGACCTGCAGACCTTTATCGACCGCACCGCTTCCATTCCGCTCCTGTTCCAGCCCGGAGAGGCCTGGTTCTATAGCGTTGGCATGGATATCCAGGGACACATAATCGAGAAACTGTCCGGACAGACCTTCGGTGAATTCTTGCAAACCCGCCTCTTCGGCCCGCTCGGAATGGTCGATACGGGGTTTTATGTGCCGGATGCCGATTATGATCGCTTCAGTGAGGTCTATGGGTTTGATCCCGAGACTGGTGCCTTGGTCCCGGTGCCGTTTCCGTGGGTGCAGTTTCGCCAGGAAACGATCGGGTTTGAATCCGGCGGAGGCGGCCTGGTCTCCACCATGGACGATTACAGCCGATTTGCGCAGATGCTCGTCAATCGCGGCGAACTGGACGGGGCGCGAATCCTCAAGCCGGAAACCATTGATGTGATTACGACCAATGTCATGCCGGAGGGGGCAAGTATGTACTTTGGAACGGACCCGGTGCCGGGTATCGGCATGGGTCTGACCTTCGGCACGGTGGAGGATTCGGAGATCGCATCGACCGATACGCCGAGCGGATCCTATTTCTGGGGCGGCGCAGCCGGGACCTGGTTCTGGATCGATCCTGAGAACGAGCTCTACTTCATCGGCATGGTCCAGATCTTCGACAATAACAGTCCGAGCGGCCCCTTGCAGCTGCGGGAAGCCTCCACGGCAGCCATCTATGGCGATCTCGCTGCCGAATAG
- a CDS encoding VOC family protein, producing MRVNSLVPMLTFVDIRAAIDFYQSIGFHLEATDEAHYGEGKINWARMSLGQVTIMLAINGTPGEKSDAHFFLNVDNVDSFHDRIADKVTVIHDLRDQFYGVRDFWFKDPFGYHWGAGQVLETTD from the coding sequence ATGCGTGTAAATAGCCTGGTGCCAATGTTGACCTTTGTCGATATCCGAGCGGCGATAGACTTTTACCAATCGATCGGATTTCACCTCGAAGCCACCGATGAAGCTCATTATGGGGAAGGCAAGATTAACTGGGCTCGGATGAGCCTGGGACAGGTCACGATTATGCTCGCGATCAATGGCACGCCGGGCGAGAAGTCAGACGCACACTTTTTTCTCAATGTTGATAATGTCGATTCGTTTCATGATCGCATTGCCGACAAGGTGACCGTGATCCATGACCTTCGCGACCAGTTTTACGGCGTGCGGGACTTCTGGTTCAAAGATCCGTTCGGGTATCATTGGGGCGCCGGTCAGGTGCTGGAAACGACCGACTAG
- a CDS encoding DUF3297 family protein, producing the protein MTDQMPDRLSVNPSSPYYNEELLLRGVGIRFNGEVKTNVEEYCISEGWIKVAAGKAVDRKGNPLTLKLKGKVEAWPEDQAD; encoded by the coding sequence ATGACTGATCAAATGCCCGACCGCCTGAGCGTGAACCCTAGCAGCCCCTATTACAATGAGGAGCTTTTGCTTCGCGGCGTAGGCATTCGCTTCAATGGCGAAGTGAAAACCAATGTCGAGGAGTATTGTATCTCCGAAGGCTGGATCAAAGTCGCGGCCGGAAAGGCCGTCGATCGCAAAGGCAACCCATTGACCCTTAAGCTCAAAGGCAAGGTCGAAGCCTGGCCTGAAGACCAGGCCGACTAG
- a CDS encoding MmcQ/YjbR family DNA-binding protein, which yields MTVDEFRTLALSLPHAIEKPHFERASFRVDAPRGKTIATLLEVEATANVFLSVDEQDMLISAEPAIFSKVPNKWGDKGATTIALAAIDQTTALSALKMSWRHAAPVKLHGLLE from the coding sequence ATGACCGTAGACGAGTTTCGTACGCTCGCACTATCGCTGCCGCACGCGATAGAGAAACCGCACTTCGAGCGGGCCAGCTTTCGCGTGGATGCCCCTCGAGGCAAGACGATCGCAACTTTGCTCGAGGTGGAGGCGACGGCGAACGTCTTTCTAAGCGTAGACGAGCAAGACATGCTGATCAGCGCGGAACCTGCCATTTTCTCTAAGGTCCCGAACAAATGGGGCGACAAGGGCGCGACGACGATCGCCCTCGCAGCGATTGACCAAACAACCGCACTTTCAGCGCTGAAAATGTCATGGCGCCATGCGGCGCCCGTAAAACTTCACGGTCTGCTTGAATAG
- a CDS encoding murein L,D-transpeptidase catalytic domain family protein — translation MLSAFKGLIAIVLINSVSGLACADPAAELIGEDLLREALTAKADAESEIGNDRYISVVDYRAPSNVPRYFLIDTSDMSAEAFLVSHGRGSDPDYDGMADRFSNIEGSKMSSLGAFVTGATYYGMHGLSLKLKGLSPQNDLAEKRLIVIHGADYVHQDRAVLGRSWGCPALEREVAERIIPLIKGGSFLYIVGTQSED, via the coding sequence ATGCTTTCTGCGTTTAAGGGCCTCATCGCGATCGTCTTGATCAATAGTGTCAGCGGCCTCGCATGCGCAGATCCCGCCGCCGAACTCATCGGCGAGGATCTCCTGCGGGAGGCGTTGACCGCCAAAGCCGACGCAGAAAGCGAGATCGGCAATGATCGCTATATCAGCGTCGTTGATTATCGTGCGCCTTCCAATGTCCCCCGTTATTTCCTCATAGACACATCCGACATGAGCGCTGAGGCGTTCCTGGTCTCGCACGGGCGAGGGTCAGATCCGGATTATGACGGCATGGCCGATCGCTTCTCCAATATTGAAGGGTCGAAGATGAGTTCGCTCGGCGCCTTTGTCACCGGCGCCACCTATTATGGCATGCACGGCCTCTCGCTGAAGCTGAAAGGGCTCAGTCCACAAAATGACCTCGCTGAAAAACGGCTGATCGTTATCCATGGGGCCGATTATGTGCACCAGGATCGCGCAGTACTGGGGCGCAGCTGGGGATGCCCTGCCCTCGAACGGGAAGTGGCCGAACGGATCATCCCCCTCATCAAAGGTGGATCATTCCTCTATATTGTTGGCACGCAGAGCGAGGATTGA
- a CDS encoding phosphoadenylyl-sulfate reductase — MPYSDIKLRIDEDVEQRLARLNGELREASAQTILRASILREWRDELTYVSSFGAESAVMLALIADVDPDLPIVFLETGMHFPQTLDYKDELIERLGLTNVREIPPAEDERLIEDPKNTLWKTDPDACCALRKVRPLEPALEGFDAWITGRKRFHGGARMSLPVFEYANGRFKVNPMAGWTQEDVQDYFKRRELPRHPLVAQGYPSIGCWPCTKPAEDPNDIRSGRWAGQDKSECGLHIDKVERPRVF; from the coding sequence ATGCCATATTCAGACATCAAATTGCGGATCGACGAGGACGTCGAACAGCGCCTGGCGCGCTTGAACGGTGAACTTCGTGAAGCGTCTGCACAGACAATCCTGCGGGCCTCGATCCTGCGTGAATGGCGCGATGAGCTGACCTACGTCTCGAGCTTCGGCGCTGAGAGTGCGGTGATGCTGGCTCTGATCGCGGATGTTGATCCGGATCTGCCCATCGTCTTTCTCGAAACCGGTATGCATTTCCCGCAGACGCTGGACTATAAGGATGAGCTGATCGAACGCCTGGGCCTGACCAATGTACGTGAGATCCCTCCGGCTGAAGATGAGCGCCTGATCGAAGATCCGAAAAATACGCTTTGGAAAACCGACCCGGATGCTTGCTGCGCCTTGCGCAAAGTCCGTCCCCTTGAGCCCGCACTTGAAGGATTCGATGCGTGGATCACCGGTCGCAAGCGTTTCCATGGCGGCGCGCGCATGTCGCTTCCTGTTTTCGAGTATGCCAATGGCCGCTTCAAGGTGAACCCGATGGCAGGCTGGACGCAGGAAGACGTTCAGGACTATTTCAAACGCCGCGAGCTGCCGCGTCACCCTCTGGTGGCACAAGGCTATCCATCAATTGGCTGCTGGCCGTGCACCAAGCCGGCTGAAGACCCGAACGATATCCGCTCAGGTCGCTGGGCCGGTCAGGACAAGTCCGAATGTGGTCTGCACATCGACAAGGTCGAACGCCCTCGCGTGTTCTAG
- a CDS encoding DUF934 domain-containing protein has protein sequence MPLIKDGAEIEDTWSFIEDGSDLPSSGCVTVPLAKLIEDSDALLARNQQIGVRLSPADDPHELAPFLDRIALIEIDFPKYVDGRGYSQAQLLRRRLGYAGELRAVGHVLRDQILYMNRSGFDAYQTSRADLANVVKALEEYSAFYQPAADGHPSVFSRRHKQV, from the coding sequence ATGCCGCTGATTAAAGATGGCGCCGAAATCGAGGACACGTGGAGCTTCATCGAGGATGGCAGCGACCTGCCGTCTTCAGGATGCGTAACAGTCCCTTTAGCAAAGCTAATAGAAGATTCAGACGCCCTTCTGGCTCGAAATCAACAGATTGGCGTGCGACTTTCGCCGGCGGATGATCCGCACGAATTGGCGCCGTTTCTCGACCGTATCGCCTTGATTGAAATAGATTTTCCCAAGTATGTCGACGGACGTGGTTATAGCCAGGCACAGCTCCTGCGCCGCCGTCTCGGCTATGCGGGAGAGCTGCGTGCCGTGGGGCACGTGCTGAGAGATCAGATTCTCTATATGAACCGTTCAGGGTTTGACGCTTATCAGACGTCGAGGGCCGACCTAGCTAATGTGGTGAAAGCGCTGGAAGAGTATTCAGCGTTCTATCAACCCGCCGCGGACGGCCATCCATCGGTCTTTTCGAGGCGCCACAAACAGGTCTAG